The following proteins are co-located in the Anoplopoma fimbria isolate UVic2021 breed Golden Eagle Sablefish chromosome 18, Afim_UVic_2022, whole genome shotgun sequence genome:
- the rps12 gene encoding 40S ribosomal protein S12 isoform X1 — translation MAEEGLTPLPLPHIEGVPTGGVMDVNTALPEVLKTALIHDGLARGIREAAKALDKRQAHLCALAGNCDEPTYVKLVEALCAEHQINLIKVDDNKKLGEWVGLCKIDREGKPRKIVGCSCVVVKDYGKESQAKDVIEEYFKGKK, via the exons ATGGCCGAGGAAGG ATtgacccccctccccctcccccataTTGAAGG CGTCCCAACTGGAGGTGTGATGGATGTCAACACGGCTCTCCCTGAAGTGCTCAAGACCGCACTAATCCACGATGGCCTGGCCCGTGGTATCCGTGAGGCTGCCAAGGCCCTGGACAA GCGTCAAGCCCATCTCTGCGCCCTTGCAGGCAACTGTGATGAGCCCACATACGTCAAGCTGGTGGAAGCCCTCTGTGCTGAGCATCAGATCAACCTGATAAAG GTTGATGACAACAAGAAGCTCGGCGAGTGGGTCGGCCTGTGCAAGATCGACCGTGAGGGCAAACCCCGCAAGATTGTGGGCTGCAGCTGTGTCGTGGTCAAG GACTATGGCAAGGAGTCTCAAGCCAAGGATGTGATTGAGGAATACTTTAAAGGAAAGaagtaa
- the rps12 gene encoding 40S ribosomal protein S12 isoform X2, with product MAEEGVPTGGVMDVNTALPEVLKTALIHDGLARGIREAAKALDKRQAHLCALAGNCDEPTYVKLVEALCAEHQINLIKVDDNKKLGEWVGLCKIDREGKPRKIVGCSCVVVKDYGKESQAKDVIEEYFKGKK from the exons ATGGCCGAGGAAGG CGTCCCAACTGGAGGTGTGATGGATGTCAACACGGCTCTCCCTGAAGTGCTCAAGACCGCACTAATCCACGATGGCCTGGCCCGTGGTATCCGTGAGGCTGCCAAGGCCCTGGACAA GCGTCAAGCCCATCTCTGCGCCCTTGCAGGCAACTGTGATGAGCCCACATACGTCAAGCTGGTGGAAGCCCTCTGTGCTGAGCATCAGATCAACCTGATAAAG GTTGATGACAACAAGAAGCTCGGCGAGTGGGTCGGCCTGTGCAAGATCGACCGTGAGGGCAAACCCCGCAAGATTGTGGGCTGCAGCTGTGTCGTGGTCAAG GACTATGGCAAGGAGTCTCAAGCCAAGGATGTGATTGAGGAATACTTTAAAGGAAAGaagtaa
- the zgc:153284 gene encoding SH3 domain-binding glutamic acid-rich-like protein 3: MSKPALLVCCCFKPAPHTCIEDTGTLSPCICLNLSLEVVLIADMSIKVFYTSVSGSIKIKKHQQKIFDVLDSKKINYEAVDIAQDPEHKAAMRELAKDDSALPPQICNGEHYCGDYTAFEIAVEDETLDGFLKR; this comes from the exons ATGTCCAAACCTGCTCTCCTTGTCTGCTGTTGCTTTAAACCAGCTCCACATACCTGCATTGAGGATACTGGAACACTGTCTCCCTGCATTTGTCTCAATCTGTCTCTGGAAGTTGTTCTTATCGCAGACATGTCGATCAAAGTGTTTTATACCAGCGTAAGCGGTTCCATAAAG ATAAAGAAACATCAGCAAAAAATCTTTGATGTCCTGGATAGCAAAAAGATCAACTACGAAGCTGTGGACATTGCTCAGGATCCTGAACACAAAGCAGCAATGAGGGAGTTGGCCAAGGACGATTCTGCACTGCCCCCTCAGATATGCAATGGAGAACACTACTGTGGG gACTACACAGCATTTGAAATTGCAGTGGAGGATGAAACATTGGATGGATTTCTCAAGCGCTAA
- the LOC129106985 gene encoding scavenger receptor cysteine-rich type 1 protein M130-like: protein MIFITAEKLHFVYYLSIGLLSLPLLTECNKIRVVGPSRCSGRLEVYHQDTWGTVCDDHWSIANADVVCRELNCGSVLEAKSGAFFGEGSNEIWLDDVQCTGTETSVLKCPHRLLGENNCGHSEDAGVICSEHVRVVNGSNRCDGRVELYSNGNWKRVCKSNWGNEEADVACQEINCGTPITRAEEQYFGETSGFGKVQSKCFGNESSISQCTLEESKESCVDATIVCTNTKPIRLKNGTNRCSGRLEIYHNGQWGTICDDRWGMPEADVACRELNCGAALSVKYKSHFGRGQGQVWLDDLECTGHEKAISDCPHRGFGEHDCDHNEDASVVCSESVRLFNGTDRCSGRVEVSHDGQWGKICNNWGKDEAAMLCQELSCGIPKKNQEIFHFGDSALRGYTIQCTGNVSSISECKLREYTRGCEGASISCGGNPPLRLVNGTDRCSGRVEIMHDGQWGTVCDDEWDIKDAQVVCRAMDCGTAQTAKTSSFFGQGQGDILLDDVGCFGNETSLLHCRHPSLGENNCGHSEDAGVVCTANIRLINGTDLCSGRVEFYHNGEWSSASAVNWGTNEAAVVCKETNCGDPVKFSGSYGQSGQLRGYKISCSGRESSLTQCTMSESVRTSLGSIEEVSIKCSGNVKLSDGHNRCIGRVEFFNKGQWGTVCGESWDVNDANVVCRQLDCGKTHKITTISEVGHSSGETWMNSIECNGLESTLSQCPQRPFRDRTCNITSVAGVICTGSLEVRLIGGKDECSGRLEVRHGNEWQTVCDTDWTMNKAQVVCELLECGHSVNSFGGAHFGQGIGSVVDASDSCFDNVTSIQQCSVKGFRGATCGHDHDAGAVCAAPIRLVGGSGQCSGRVEVLYKGQWGTVCDDDWEMSNADVVCRQLGCGHAVSAPPSAHFGRGTGPIWLDNVGCNGEESALTQCTHPGFGQNNCGHGEDASAICLGSLQKPQITLSPAPEVNWGERVEITCTVITEHMSGTFVLKRTQDSFRLEKYSENEAATFTFPAVDFSQRGSYFCEYQKKLANQIINYPQGNTADLTVTVKLEKPSISLTSPHAMVIYSPEKISVTQGSSLSVTCSIHSKYTGGVFYLTESNLNTTETVPAFGHSIFYLAYFEFTDIDYKKQGKYYCVYAVNISSTYFCSVPSKSLQVSVVATSSSIALGVGMGGLVVLLLVLVIGYLVWRRRRWGAGTMVRFSNRFGGAIKQDMDDKSNGALDGRGQNTQVTGHAQSRGSEDSNADVDNSVETEPEDLAGRVCYELEPLFLS from the exons ATGATCTTCATTACTGCTGAAaaacttcattttgtttattatctgtCAAtag GTCTATTGAGTCTACCACTGCTTACAG AATGTAACAAAATTAGGGTGGTCGGGCCTTCGCGTTGCTCTGGTAGACTGGAGGTCTACCACCAAGACACCTGGGGGACGGTGTGTGATGATCACTGGAGCATTGCCAATGCTGACGTGGTTTGCCGAGAGTTAAACTGTGGGTCAGTTCTCGAGGCCAAATCAGGCGCCTTTTTTGGAGAGGGATCGAACGAGATCTGGTTGGATGATGTGCAATGTACTGGTACAGAGACTTCTGTCCTCAAGTGCCCACACAGACTGTTGGGGGAAAATAACTGTGGCCACTCTGAAGATGCCGGGGTTATCTGTTCAG AACATGTGAGGGTGGTCAACGGAAGCAATCGGTGTGATGGCAGAGTGGAACTCTACAGCAATGGCAACTGGAAAAGAGTGTGCAAAAGCAACTGGGGCAATGAAGAGGCTGACGTGGCATGCCAAGAGATTAACTGTGGCACTCCCATCACTCGGGCTGAAGAACAATATTTCGGAGAGACAAGTGGATTTGGTAAAGTCCAATCCAAATGTTTTGGGAACGAGAGCTCCATCTCACAGTGTACACTTGAGGAAAGCAAGGAGAGCTGTGTTGATGCCACTATTGTCTGTACAA ACACTAAACCAATTCGGCTGAAGAACGGGACTAATCGTTGCTCTGGCCGACTGGAAATCTATCACAATGGACAGTGGGGAACGATTTGTGATGACAGATGGGGGATGCCTGAAGCAGATGTTGCATGTCGAGAGTTGAACTGTGGCGCTGCTCTCTCCGTCAAGTACAAGTCCCACTTCGGCAGAGGTCAAGGTCAGGTTTGGTTGGACGACCTTGAGTGTACTGGTCATGAGAAGGCCATATCCGACTGCCCACACAGAGGTTTTGGAGAACATGACTGCGACCACAACGAAGATGCTAGTGTTGTATGCTCAG AATCGGTCAGATTGTTCAATGGGACTGACCGCTGCTCTGGCAGAGTGGAGGTCTCTCATGACGGCCAATGGGGCAAGATTTGTAACAACTGGGGCAAAGATGAGGCTGCAATGTTGTGTCAGGAACTCAGTTGTGGAAtacccaaaaaaaaccaagaaatCTTCCATTTTGGTGACAGCGCACTGAGAGGGTACACAATTCAATGCACTGGCAATGTGAGCTCCATCTCCGAATGCAAACTTCGAGAATACACTAGGGGCTGTGAAGGAGCTTCTATTTCATGCGGAG GTAATCCACCGCTACGCCTTGTCAATGGCACTGACCGATGCTCTGGTAGAGTGGAGATCATGCATGACGGCCAGTGGGGAACAGTCTGTGATGACGAGTGGGACATCAAAGATGCTCAGGTGGTGTGCAGAGCCATGGACTGTGGAACAGCTCAGACAGCCAAAACCAGTTCCTTCTTTGGTCAAGGCCAAGGGGACATCTTGCTCGACGATGTGGGCTGCTTCGGTAATGAGACGTCCCTTTTGCACTGTCGACATCCCAGCCTCGGAGAAAATAACTGTGGCCACAGTGAAGATGCCGGTGTGGTGTGCACAG CCAACATTCGACTGATCAATGGGACTGACCTGTGCTCGGGCAGGGTGGAGTTTTACCATAATGGAGAATGGTCCTCAGCATCTGCTGTGAACTGGGGAACGAATGAAGCTGCAGTGGTGTGCAAAGAGACAAACTGTGGAGATCCTGTCAAGTTCTCCGGATCATATGGTCAAAGTGGACAGCTTAGAGGGTATAAGATCAGTTGCAGCGGTAGAGAGAGCTCTCTCACACAGTGCACAATGTCAGAATCTGTCAGGACCAGTCTGGGTAGCATTGAAGAGGTATCCATCAAATGTTCAG GTAATGTGAAGTTGTCCGATGGGCACAATCGCTGTATTGGAAGAGTGGAGTTTTTCAACAAAGGCCAGTGGGGGACCGTGTGTGGTGAATCCTGGGATGTGAATGACGCAAATGTGGTGTGCAGACAGCTGGACTGTGGGAAGACTCATAAGATTACCACCATTTCCGAGGTTGGCCATAGCTCAGGAGAGACCTGGATGAATTCAATTGAATGCAATGGATTGGAGTCAACATTAAGTCAGTGCCCACAAAGACCATTTAGAGACAGAACTTGCAACATCACCTCAGTTGCTGGTGTCATCTGcacag GAAGTTTGGAGGTCCGGTTGATTGGTGGTAAGGATGAGTGCTCTGGCAGACTAGAAGTCCGTCATGGCAACGAGTGGCAAACGGTGTGTGACACAGACTGGACCATGAATAAAGCTCAGGTGGTGTGTGAGCTGCTGGAATGCGGACATTCAGTGAACTCTTTCGGTGGTGCCCATTTTGGCCAGGGCATTGGATCAGTAGTCGACGCTAGTGATTCATGTTTTGACAATGTGACATCTATTCAGCAATGCTCAGTCAAAGGTTTCAGAGGAGCCACGTGTGGGCACGACCATGACGCTGGTGCTGTCTGTGCAG CACCGATTCGGTTGGTTGGCGGCTCAGGTCAATGCTCCGGAAGGGTGGAGGTCCTCTATAAAGGCCAGTGGGGAACTGTGTGTGACGATGACTGGGAAATGAGCAATGCCGATGTGGTATGTAGACAGCTTGGCTGTGGTCATGCAGTTTCTGCTCCTCCAAGTGCCCACTTTGGCAGAGGCACTGGTCCAATATGGCTGGATAATGTGGGTTGTAATGGCGAAGAGTCTGCTCTCACACAATGTACACATCCCGGTTTTGGACAAAATAACTGCGGGCATGGTGAAGATGCTAGCGCTATCTGTTTAG GTTCTCTACAGAAGCCCCAAATCACTTTGAGTCCTGCTCCAGAGGTAAACTGGGGCGAAAGAGTTGAGATCACCTGCACTGTAATAACTGAACACATGAGTGGGACATTTGTCCTGAAAAGGACCCAAGACTCATTTAGATTAGAAAAATACTCTGAGAACGAAGCTGCAACCTTTACCTTCCCCGCAGTGGACTTCAGCCAAAGGGGGTCATACTTCTGTGAATATCAAAAGAAACTGGCCAATCAAATCATCAATTATCCTCAAGGAAATACTGCTGATCTCACCGTCACAG TGAAACTGGAGAAGCCCAGCATCTCCCTGACATCTCCTCATGCAATGGTGATCTACAGCCCTGAAAAAATATCAGTCACCCAAGGCAGCAGCTTATCCGTCACTTGCTCAATTCATTCCAAGTATACTGGAGGTGTCTTCTATCTAACAGAGTCTAACTTGAACACCACTGAAACGGTGCCAGCGTTTGGCCACTCTATCTTCTACTTGGCATACTTTGAATTCACAGATATAGATTATAAAAAACAAGGAAAGTATTACTGTGTCTACGCAGTTAACATCTCCTCAACGTACTTCTGCTCTGTTCCCTCCAAGTCACTCCAAGTCAGTGTAGTCG CAACATCATCCTCAATTGCCTTAGGAGTGGGTATGGGCGGGCTAGTGGTGCTGTTACTTGTGCTTGTTATAGGTTACCTGGTCTGGAGAAGGAGACGGTGGGGTGCTG gtACCATGGTTCGGTTTAGTAACAGGTTTGGAGGAGCAATAAAGCAAGATATGGATGACAAGAGCAACGGAGCACTCGATGGAAG AGGCCAAAACACCCAAGTGACTGGGCATGCACAAAGTCGCGGCTCGGAAGACAGCAATGCTGATGTTGATAACTCTGTTGAGACAGAACCTGAAGACCTGGCTGGGAGAGTGTGTTATGAGCTCGAACCACTCTTTCTCTCGTGA